The DNA sequence TGTACTAGTTGCATCATCCGCGGTTCAGATCCTTGACGACTGGTGTGGGAATTTGACAAAGCATCTCAACGCAACTGTGGAGAAATTTGTAAGTAAAACACTGCTTGTTTCGTTCCCAACAAAGCTGCAAATAAGCAGTTTTCCTTTCACAGTAATTCAAAGGGCTACTTCTCCCTATATTTAAATTGTTACGTCGAATTGATTGGTTTCATTACTTAATTAGTTGGTGAACCCTTGATTTTCCTGGATTATTAACGCTGGTATTGCTCGCTTCTTAAACTTTTCAGGAAAATATTACATTCAACTCTTCATTGGCCAATTACAGTATATCTTCAGGCGTAAAGGTGAGTACTAGTTTTCGCCTGCAACTTTTGCTAGCCGCAAGATATTCAGTTTAAAGAGTCCAATTGTACTATCTTCCACCAGTTGCTTCATAGAGTAACCTATGACCTGAGTCACATAAAAGTCTACTCTTTGCTGTTTGGCGAGATCCCAAGTGCCATGACTGGTCCACAATTTAATCTGTGTCTCCAAGAAGGAGTTCGTCAAACAAAGAGACTGACAACTGGCATGGAGATGGCGGTAAGAGTAGATTCACTTAAACCAACCCATCACTGACTCCACGAGGAAAGATCATTGTATACCAGACTCctaatataatttttttgagg is a window from the Acropora palmata chromosome 1, jaAcrPala1.3, whole genome shotgun sequence genome containing:
- the LOC141876384 gene encoding uncharacterized protein LOC141876384; this encodes MTGRLTMSGHKILKTFGHFVVISILLNSCICSSNTARNRKFSLDDLDHKIVGLRAGVLVASSAVQILDDWCGNLTKHLNATVEKFENITFNSSLANYSISSGVKVSTSFRLQLLLAARYSV